A single genomic interval of Corylus avellana chromosome ca10, CavTom2PMs-1.0 harbors:
- the LOC132164467 gene encoding scarecrow-like protein 34: MDPTFSGLPDFINNVLVDDDPAFSPNSNQYPDLLNEYTFNLPSPDFSFLENSLLSPDLGHTDFAPPITVDPAAEPYAPSAGDSMSTPSVGTSPELYSSSDDSEFSETVLKYIGQILTEDNIEDKPCLFYDPLGLQVTEKSFYDALGQKYPPSPNLHQEEPTYTNLNLGSPGDVFSASSGGDYGTNSSSSASNSIDPQWVSDVGEYKSSFSQVVVPGDYVFQPNLQPANGSQFLANQSNSVTNVGDDMELLAQNIFSDSESVLQFRRGLEEASKFLPRGNQLVVDLGTSTVSPELKGEDQKVELMGEKGERENFPDGLRGRKNHEREDEDVEEGRSNKQSAVYVEETELTELFDKVLLSTESLSMLCGNNNNEASKASQPSGQPQGANGGKSRSKKQGKKKETVDLRTLLILCAQAVSAGENRTANELLKQIRQHSSPYGDGSQRLAHFFANGLEARLAGTGTGTKMFYGSFLSHGISVTEILKSYKVNLSSSPFKRMSLFFATKMILKVAEKVTSLHIIDFGIGYGFHWPLLIHKLSKRDGGPPKLRITGIEFPQPGFRPTEHIEETGHRLAKYCERFNVPFEYHALASQNWETIQIEELKIDRNEMIAVNCMYRFKNLHDETVEETSPRNAVLNLIRRMNPNIFVHTIVNGAYNAPFFVTRFREALYHFSALYDIFDVTLPRENQQRLLFEREFLGREAMNVLACEGLERVERPETCKQWQLRTIRAGFRLLPLDQELMTMFRSKMKEWYHKDFVLDEDNHWMLQGWKGRIVYASSCWVPN, from the coding sequence ATGGATCCTACGTTTTCTGGGTTGCCTGATTTCATAAACAATGTCTTGGTTGATGATGACCCTGCCTTTTCACCCAATTCCAATCAATACCCAGATCTTTTAAACGAGTACACATTCAATTTACCCTCCCCTGATTTTAGCTTCCTTGAAAATTCTCTGCTTTCACCTGACCTGGGTCACACTGATTTCGCGCCGCCGATAACTGTGGACCCAGCAGCAGAGCCATATGCTCCGTCCGCTGGCGATAGCATGAGCACACCGTCTGTGGGTACGAGTCCAGAGTTATACTCGTCCTCGGACGACAGTGAGTTCTCGGAAACGGTTCTCAAGTACATAGGCCAGATACTTACGGAAGATAACATAGAGGATAAGCCCTGCCTGTTTTACGACCCTTTGGGTCTCCAAGTCACCGAGAAATCGTTCTATGATGCTCTCGGTCAGAAATACCCTCCTTCCCCCAATCTACACCAAGAAGAACCAACTTATACGAATCTCAACTTGGGGAGCCCTGGTGATGTTTTTTCTGCAAGCAGTGGTGGTGATTATGGTACTAATAGTAGTTCTAGCGCTAGCAATAGCATTGATCCTCAGTGGGTCAGTGATGTTGGGGAGTACAAGTCGTCTTTTTCCCAAGTTGTTGTTCCTGGTGACTATGTTTTCCAGCCCAATTTGCAGCCCGCCAATGGATCACAGTTTTTAGCCAATCAGTCGAACAGTGTGACTAACGTCGGTGATGACATGGAGCTTTTGGCTCAGAACATTTTTAGTGATAGTGAATCTGTGTTGCAATTTAGGAGAGGGTTAGAGGAAGCTAGTAAGTTCCTTCCCAGGGGTAATCAGTTGGTTGTTGATTTGGGGACTAGCACGGTGTCACCCGAGTTGAAGGGAGAGGATCAAAAGGTGGAACTCATGGGAGAgaagggtgagagagagaattttccAGATGGGTTGAGGGGAAGGAAGAATCATGAGAGGGAAGATGAAGATGTAGAAGAAGGGAGGAGTAATAAGCAGTCTGCGGTTTATGTGGAAGAGACTGAATTAACAGAACTGTTTGATAAGGTGTTGCTTTCCACTGAATCACTTTCTATGCTATGCGGTAACAATAACAATGAAGCAAGCAAGGCCTCACAGCCAAGTGGGCAGCCGCAAGGAGCTAATGGTGGGAAGAGTCGTTCTAAGAAACaggggaaaaagaaggaaacGGTTGATTTAAGGACTCTTTTGATTCTATGTGCACAAGCTGTCTCGGCAGGTGAGAATAGAACTGCAAATGAGTTACTGAAGCAGATTAGGCAGCACTCTTCCCCTTATGGTGATGGATCTCAGAGGTTGGCCCATTTCTTTGCCAATGGCCTCGAGGCACGCTTGGCTGGCACTGGAACCGGAACTAAAATGTTTTACGGGTCCTTCCTTTCCCATGGGATCTCAGTTACTGAAATACTGAAATCTTACAAAGTTAATCTTTCATCCTCCCCTTTTAAGAGGATGTCGCTATTCTTTGCTACCAAAATGATTCTTAAAGTAGCAGAGAAAGTAACAAGTCTTCATATTATAGACTTTGGTATCGGATACGGTTTCCATTGGCCACTTCTGATCCATAAGCTCTCAAAAAGAGATGGAGGACCTCCCAAGCTACGTATTACAGGGATCGAGTTTCCCCAACCTGGGTTCCGTCCTACAGAGCATATTGAGGAGACTGGTCATCGTTTGGCTAAGTATTGTGAACGATTTAATGTTCCATTTGAGTACCATGCTCTAGCATCACAGAACTGGGAGACTATCCAAATTGAGGAGCTCAAGATTGATAGGAATGAGATGATTGCTGTGAACTGTATGTACCGGTTTAAGAACCTACATGATGAGACAGTTGAAGAAACCAGTCCCCGAAATGCGGTTTTGAATTTAATCAGGAGGATGAATCCCAATATTTTTGTCCATACTATTGTTAATGGAGCATACAATGCCCCCTTCTTTGTCACACGGTTCCGAGAAGCACTCTACCACTTCTCTGCATTGTATGATATATTTGATGTTACTTTGCCCCGTGAGAACCAACAGAGGTTGTTGTTTGAGAGAGAGTTCCTTGGGAGGGAGGCTATGAATGTTTTAGCATGTGAGGGCTTAGAGAGGGTTGAGAGGCCTGAGACTTGCAAGCAATGGCAGCTCCGGACTATAAGGGCTGGTTTCAGGCTGCTCCCATTGGATCAAGAGCTGATGACCATGTTCAGGTCTAAGATGAAGGAATGGTACCACAAGGATTTTGTACTTGATGAAGACAACCACTGGATGCTTCAGGGATGGAAGGGCCGTATTGTCTATGCTTCCTCTTGTTGGGTGCCGAATTAG